A portion of the Terriglobales bacterium genome contains these proteins:
- a CDS encoding deoxyribonuclease IV, which yields MPRSIAQEQDLDTMPAPAARPPAGRRIGIHTSTSGGAETAAERAYRLGCSTFQIFSSSPRQWQPWRLSEAQCAEMRRLRAKHDLSPLVIHCNYLINLAGANPGFYQKSVDAFRGEVERALALGAEFLVLHPGSFRGSSREEGLERLAQGAALAVDGLDPTGLTLLIENTAGAEHSLGGSFEHVAEVVERLRSVLSVAACLDTCHTHVAGYDIVTREGLEQTLRLADATIGLKNVAVWHCNDAKAERGSRLDRHQHIGEGTIGAAPFRRLLNDPRLAHAAFIAETPIDQLGDDRRNVEVLRSLVEEKAAKTPRRREKRAKVG from the coding sequence ATGCCGCGCTCCATCGCCCAGGAACAGGATCTCGACACGATGCCCGCGCCCGCCGCGCGGCCGCCCGCTGGGCGCCGCATCGGCATCCACACCTCGACCTCAGGAGGCGCGGAGACGGCGGCCGAGCGCGCCTACCGCCTGGGCTGCAGCACATTCCAGATATTCTCCTCCAGCCCTCGTCAGTGGCAGCCCTGGCGGCTCTCCGAAGCCCAGTGCGCGGAGATGCGCCGCCTGCGCGCCAAGCACGACCTGTCGCCACTCGTCATCCATTGCAACTACCTCATCAACCTGGCGGGCGCGAACCCCGGCTTCTACCAGAAGTCGGTGGATGCCTTCCGGGGCGAGGTGGAGCGCGCCCTGGCCCTGGGAGCGGAGTTCCTGGTGCTGCATCCCGGGTCGTTCCGCGGCTCGAGCAGGGAGGAAGGGCTCGAGCGCCTGGCGCAAGGCGCCGCCCTCGCCGTGGATGGTCTTGACCCAACTGGCTTGACCCTGCTCATTGAGAACACCGCCGGCGCCGAGCATTCCCTCGGCGGCTCTTTCGAGCACGTGGCAGAAGTCGTCGAGCGGCTGCGGAGCGTGCTCTCGGTGGCCGCCTGCCTGGATACCTGCCACACCCACGTCGCCGGCTACGACATCGTGACCCGCGAAGGGCTGGAGCAGACGCTGCGCCTTGCAGACGCGACCATCGGCTTGAAGAATGTGGCCGTGTGGCACTGCAACGACGCCAAGGCCGAGCGCGGCTCACGTCTTGACCGCCACCAGCACATCGGGGAGGGAACCATCGGCGCCGCGCCCTTCCGCCGCCTGCTGAACGATCCGCGCCTCGCCCACGCCGCCTTCATCGCCGAGACGCCCATCGACCAGCTCGGCGACGACCGCCGCAACGTGGAGGTGTTGAGAAGCCTGGTAGAAGAGAAGGCCGCCAAAACACCGAGACGCAGAGAGAAAAGGGCAAAGGTCGGGTAA
- a CDS encoding RidA family protein — protein MNFPRPFIVLPAIAGLAAFASGDKAPVRRYIDPRSASADVDKPPFSGAVLVNDTLYLSGDIGLEPGNKVPKVPQDAATEARLLMESCERRLATAGMTMDDLVYVTVYSSDVSDFAVFNTEYRKHFHHEFPARAYIGAGKLLFGARWEMQGIAIRRQP, from the coding sequence GTGAACTTTCCGCGCCCATTCATCGTTCTGCCCGCTATTGCCGGTCTCGCCGCGTTCGCCTCAGGTGACAAGGCCCCGGTCCGCCGCTACATCGACCCCCGGTCGGCCTCCGCGGATGTGGACAAGCCTCCTTTCTCCGGGGCCGTTCTGGTGAACGACACACTCTATCTCTCTGGCGACATCGGTCTCGAGCCCGGCAACAAGGTTCCCAAGGTGCCCCAGGACGCCGCCACGGAGGCGCGTCTTCTGATGGAATCCTGCGAGAGACGGCTCGCCACCGCGGGCATGACCATGGACGACCTGGTCTACGTCACCGTCTACTCCAGCGACGTCAGCGATTTCGCCGTCTTCAACACTGAGTACCGCAAGCACTTTCATCACGAGTTTCCCGCGCGGGCTTACATCGGCGCCGGCAAGCTCCTGTTCGGGGCGCGGTGGGAGATGCAAGGGATCGCCATCCGCCGCCAGCCCTGA